In Sorangium aterium, the genomic stretch GGCTCGATCGGCGCGCCCGCGGCGAGATCGACCACGGCGCGAGGCAGGTTCATCCCCGCAGCCACGCTCAGGTACACCCACGCAGGGAAGCGCGGGTTGACCTCGATGAGGTGATAGCGCCCGTGCGCGTCGCGCATCACCTCGACCTCGAAGGGGCCGCGCCACCTCGTCGCCTCCGCGAAGGCCTGCGCGATGCCGACGAGCTCGGGGTCGCGCACGGTGATCCCGGCCCATCCCTTTCCCTTGTCGGTGAGGAGCATCTTTTTCATCGGCACGGCGCCGACGAGCCCGCCTTCCCCGTCGCCGACGGCCACCACATCGAGCTCCTCCCCGGTCACGTGCTCCTGGACGAGGACCGGGAGGCCCCACTGGGCAATCACCTTGTAATAGGCCGACACCGCTTCATCGAAGGTCGTCGCCAGCGTCGCACCGTAGAACACGCCCTTCACGTGGAAGGGGTAAGGCACCCGCTCGTGGATGCGGAGGAGCTCGTCGGCGTCCGAGAGGGCCGCCGTGCGCGGGACCCGGATGCCGGCGCGGGCGCCGAGCGCGGCGAGGCTCGCCTTCGAGCGGAGATCGAGCTGCTCGCGCGTGGGCAAGCAGGTGCCGATCCCCATGGCGTGGAGCCGCGGCGCGATGTCGATGAACGAGGGCAGCTCGGCGTCGAGCGTCGGGATGATCACGTCGAGCCCGACCCGGCGGTGGACGTACTCGAGGCGGGACACGAACGCTTCCAGGCCCTGCGATGGATAGGGGATCATGAACACGTCGCTCACGATGTCGCCGGCGTACGCGCCGGGATCGAGCGCGTCGTACGCGAGGCCGACGATGCGGAGCGAGGCGTCGCCGCCCGCGCGGAGCGCCCGGATGACGCCCACGCCGGGCGCGGGGTTGTCGGTCGCGTTGAGGCCGGTGACGGCGATGGTGCGGGGCCTCGTCTTCACTGGGCTCCCTCCGGCTCGGCGGAGATGAGGCCGTGTTGCCGGAGGAGCTCCACGAACTCGCCGACGTCGCGCGCCGGGTCGCCCCCGCGGATGTCGAAGCGCTCGCGGAGCCGGGCGGCGACCTCCTCGCGCGAGAGCCCGTCTTTCATGGCGTTGAGGGCGCACAGGCCGGTGGGATTGACGGTGAACGTCGCGCCCGACGCGGGATCGAACACGAATCCGGTGTCGCTGAGTGCAAGCTCTTTCAATCGCAGGATCGCGCTCACGCGAGCCTCCTCGTTCTCAAGGATGTTGGGCGCGCCGATCGTGACGACGCACGCGCCGCCGTCCCCGGGGCGCACCTCGGCTGCTCCGGCGCGTGGCGTGAATGGCGGGCCGCGCGGCGCTTCAGGCGCGGCTGCCTGCCCTCCTTGTGCTCATCGGGGGCGAACGTGAGTCAAACAATTTGACGGCGCCTCGCCCGCAACGCCGAGGGCCGGACGTGGGCGGCCCTTGTAGAGCGACGGTGCGATCGTGTCGGCGTCTCCCTCGTTCCAGCGCAGATAGGCAACCGCGCGGCGGGTCTGGTCGTAGGCGTGCACAGGCCACCAGCTGGGCGCGCAGAGGGTTGCCGGGGCCGCGCAGGAGCCACTCGAACGTACGATAGGACACCAAAGCGGATGCGCAGGAGGGTTGCCGGGGCCGCGCAGGAGCCACTCGATCGTACGATAGGACACAGAAATGGGTGCGCAGGAGGGTCGCCAGGGCTGCGCAGGAGGGTCGCCGGGGCTGCGCAGGAGGGCCACGGGACCGCGCAGCAGGACCGCCGGGGCTGCGTAGTGTACGAGCGGAGCCCTGGTAACACTTCTGACCGGGAGCTGCGGTGACACTTCCTTGAGCTACAGGCCCATGCTCCGGGAGGACTGGAAACAGGGACCGGATCCTCGTCGGCGCGACACGCTCGCCGCGCTTTCTCGGACCGCCTGGATCTATACACGAACCGCTCCCCGTGGTCGCGGTACACACGAGCCTCTTCTCACGATCCGGCGTGAGTTCGCGCAGGTCACCGCGCCCTGGCCAGCTGAAGCTCCTTGTTCTTCAGGGTGACCTGCGCGAGCAGAACCGGGCCGTAGTACAGCTCCCAGACGTCATCGGCGCTCGGAATCAGCCCCACGGGCTCGCCGGCGAGCAGTGAGGAGACGGTGGTCTGCGCGCCCCCGAACAGCATCCGTCCTTGGTCGTCAAGGCGTCGAATGGCCATCGTGTCCGGGTACTCCGGCGACGAGGGCTTGCTCGGCATCGAGCGGCGCGAGGGCGTGTAGCGCGAAGCCGGCGTCCTCTGGCCGAGCGCCTCGTGCGGACGCTGATCATTGTACTCGTGCCGAAACCGATCGAAGACGCGCTGCTGCGCTGCCAAGTTGGCTTCTGGCGGCGATGTCGCCTCCGCCTTCAACGTCTTGTGCATTCGCTCGTGGCGGCCGTTCTGCTGCGGCTTACCGGGCTCGATCCGCTCGGGATGAATGCCGAGCTTGATCCAGCTGACCGAGAGCGCCGAGAGCCCACCGATGCCAATCGTGGCGAACGGCGGCCCGTTATCGGAGCGGATGCGGTGCGGCAGCCCGAACTCGCGGAACGCGCGCTCGAAGT encodes the following:
- a CDS encoding ATP-grasp domain-containing protein — encoded protein: MKTRPRTIAVTGLNATDNPAPGVGVIRALRAGGDASLRIVGLAYDALDPGAYAGDIVSDVFMIPYPSQGLEAFVSRLEYVHRRVGLDVIIPTLDAELPSFIDIAPRLHAMGIGTCLPTREQLDLRSKASLAALGARAGIRVPRTAALSDADELLRIHERVPYPFHVKGVFYGATLATTFDEAVSAYYKVIAQWGLPVLVQEHVTGEELDVVAVGDGEGGLVGAVPMKKMLLTDKGKGWAGITVRDPELVGIAQAFAEATRWRGPFEVEVMRDAHGRYHLIEVNPRFPAWVYLSVAAGMNLPRAVVDLAAGAPIEPLRGYEVGAMFVRISIDQVARISDFQSMVTTGELVRSGGLS
- a CDS encoding PqqD family protein; this encodes MSAILRLKELALSDTGFVFDPASGATFTVNPTGLCALNAMKDGLSREEVAARLRERFDIRGGDPARDVGEFVELLRQHGLISAEPEGAQ
- a CDS encoding IS481 family transposase gives rise to the protein MPWKETCSVDERLRFIAQVNESDETFAELCRRFGISRKTGYKWVERYEQAGPSGLEERRPVARSFPHATPAALIDALIELRKERPTWGPKKLRARLESLGVEGLPATSTIGELLKKHGLIRPRRRRVVTPTTAMPSPLAPAEQPNDTWCADFKGHFALGDRTRCHPLTLTDQASRYLLKCEGVAKPDEASVRPHFERAFREFGLPHRIRSDNGPPFATIGIGGLSALSVSWIKLGIHPERIEPGKPQQNGRHERMHKTLKAEATSPPEANLAAQQRVFDRFRHEYNDQRPHEALGQRTPASRYTPSRRSMPSKPSSPEYPDTMAIRRLDDQGRMLFGGAQTTVSSLLAGEPVGLIPSADDVWELYYGPVLLAQVTLKNKELQLARAR